From a single Nocardioides sp. dk884 genomic region:
- a CDS encoding phosphoadenylyl-sulfate reductase, with protein MSSASSVAARNARGVQTDGRSPEELREIVSHWGAELELAPAEVIIEWAAATFGERFCVTSSMGDGLLAHLVSKVVPGVDVLFLDTGYHFVETIGTRDAVAATLDVNLLSITPVQSVAEQDAAYGKDLYRTDPDLCCKLRKVEPLSRMLAGYDAWATGLRRAETRNRVIAPVIGWDAKKSKVKVSPLARWSDEQVERYTAENGILVNPLVYDGYPSIGCEPCTRRVAPGEDPRSGRWAGLNKTECGIHT; from the coding sequence ATGAGCTCCGCCTCCTCCGTCGCCGCCCGCAACGCGCGCGGCGTGCAGACCGACGGCCGCAGCCCCGAGGAGCTGCGCGAGATCGTCTCCCACTGGGGCGCCGAGCTCGAGCTCGCACCCGCCGAGGTGATCATCGAGTGGGCCGCCGCCACCTTCGGCGAGCGGTTCTGCGTGACCTCCTCGATGGGCGACGGGCTGCTGGCCCATCTCGTCTCGAAGGTGGTGCCCGGCGTCGACGTGCTGTTCCTCGACACCGGCTACCACTTCGTCGAGACCATCGGCACCCGCGACGCGGTCGCCGCCACCCTCGACGTCAACCTGCTCTCGATCACGCCCGTGCAGAGCGTGGCCGAGCAGGACGCGGCGTACGGCAAGGACCTGTATCGCACCGACCCCGACCTGTGCTGCAAGCTACGCAAGGTCGAGCCGCTGAGCCGGATGCTCGCCGGGTACGACGCCTGGGCCACCGGCCTGCGTCGCGCCGAGACCCGCAACCGGGTCATCGCGCCGGTGATCGGCTGGGACGCCAAGAAGAGCAAGGTCAAGGTGTCCCCGCTCGCCCGCTGGAGCGACGAGCAGGTCGAGCGCTACACCGCCGAGAACGGGATCCTGGTCAACCCCCTGGTCTACGACGGCTACCCCTCGATCGGCTGCGAGCCGTGCACCCGCCGGGTCGCCCCCGGCGAGGACCCGCGCTCGGGCCGCTGGGCAGGCCTGAACAAGACCGAGTGCGGGATCCACACATGA
- a CDS encoding sirohydrochlorin chelatase — protein MAAPALVALAHGSRDPRSAETITALVNEVRAMRPDLRIEQAFLELSRPSFQTVVDRLVKAGHEEIVVVPLLLTDAYHAKVDVPSAIETATQRHPGLKIRATSILGLETRFLEVLDERLRAALSQARVRELDALVLAAAGSSDPLANQAVARLARVWGSHHKLPVTAAFASAAPPAAGEAVRAFRGEGRRHIAVASLFLAPGFLPDRAAELALEAGAVAVSDPLGAHPEVARTILARYAVGAVELVPV, from the coding sequence ATGGCTGCTCCCGCCCTGGTGGCGCTGGCTCACGGAAGCCGTGACCCCCGCTCCGCCGAGACGATCACCGCCCTGGTCAACGAGGTCCGCGCCATGCGCCCGGATCTGCGCATCGAGCAGGCGTTCCTCGAGCTGTCCCGGCCGTCGTTCCAGACCGTCGTGGACCGGCTGGTCAAGGCCGGGCACGAGGAGATCGTCGTCGTCCCGCTGCTCCTGACCGACGCCTACCACGCGAAGGTCGACGTGCCGTCCGCGATCGAGACCGCCACCCAACGCCACCCCGGGCTGAAGATCCGGGCGACCTCGATCCTGGGCCTGGAGACACGCTTCCTGGAGGTGCTCGACGAGCGCCTGCGCGCCGCGCTGTCGCAGGCCCGGGTGCGGGAGCTCGACGCGCTCGTGCTGGCCGCCGCCGGGTCCAGCGACCCGCTCGCCAACCAGGCCGTCGCCCGGCTGGCGCGGGTCTGGGGCAGCCACCACAAGCTGCCCGTCACCGCTGCGTTCGCCTCGGCCGCCCCGCCGGCCGCCGGTGAGGCGGTGCGCGCGTTCCGCGGCGAGGGCCGCCGTCACATCGCGGTCGCCTCGCTGTTCCTCGCTCCCGGGTTCCTTCCCGACCGGGCCGCCGAGCTGGCCCTCGAGGCCGGGGCGGTCGCCGTGTCCGATCCGCTGGGTGCCCACCCGGAGGTGGCGCGCACGATCCTGGCGCGCTACGCCGTGGGTGCCGTGGAGCTCGTCCCGGTCTGA
- a CDS encoding DUF3037 domain-containing protein produces MSARLPYQYVVLRCVPRVDREEFVNVGVVLYCQAADFLAARWDADAERLGALFPGLDVDQVCDALAFAEGVCAGDERGGAASAHPIGQRFGFLKAPKSTVIQPGPVHGGLAADPAAELVRLVAHLVG; encoded by the coding sequence ATGAGCGCCCGCCTGCCCTACCAGTACGTCGTCCTGCGCTGCGTCCCACGCGTGGACCGCGAGGAGTTCGTCAACGTCGGGGTCGTGCTCTACTGCCAGGCCGCGGACTTCCTCGCCGCCCGCTGGGACGCCGACGCCGAGCGGCTGGGCGCGCTGTTCCCCGGCCTCGACGTGGACCAGGTCTGCGACGCGCTGGCCTTCGCCGAGGGCGTGTGCGCCGGCGACGAGCGCGGCGGCGCGGCGTCCGCGCACCCGATCGGGCAGCGCTTCGGGTTCCTCAAGGCCCCTAAGAGCACGGTGATCCAGCCGGGACCGGTGCACGGCGGGCTGGCCGCCGACCCGGCCGCCGAGCTGGTCCGGCTCGTCGCGCACCTGGTGGGCTGA
- a CDS encoding HipA family kinase — MIPVVAVTRYVTPLREGGSLPGVVEAEDLGTYVCKFRGAGQGVRVLVAEVVVAELARRIGLRTPRLVGLDLDASLARYEADEEVQDLLVASVGLNLGVDFLPGSFGFDGEVADPDVAATVLWLDAFCANVDRSWRNPNLLLWHGDLWVIDHGASLYFHHGWRGGVTDPARFAAQPWSMDDHVLAAYAGGLAEADARISAVLGRDDFVETLALVPDAWLDPVPGAETPAAVRAAYVEFLTARFATRAWLPGVDA, encoded by the coding sequence GTGATCCCTGTCGTGGCCGTGACCCGTTATGTCACGCCGTTGCGGGAGGGCGGCTCCCTCCCGGGCGTGGTCGAGGCCGAGGATCTCGGCACCTACGTCTGCAAGTTCCGCGGCGCCGGCCAGGGCGTGCGGGTGCTGGTGGCCGAGGTGGTCGTCGCCGAGCTCGCCCGCCGCATCGGCCTGCGCACGCCGCGGCTCGTCGGGCTCGATCTGGACGCGAGCCTGGCCCGCTACGAGGCGGACGAGGAGGTCCAGGACCTGCTGGTGGCGAGCGTGGGGCTCAACCTCGGCGTGGACTTCCTGCCCGGCTCGTTCGGCTTCGACGGCGAGGTCGCCGACCCGGACGTCGCCGCGACGGTGCTGTGGCTCGACGCGTTCTGCGCCAACGTCGACCGCAGCTGGCGCAACCCCAACCTGCTGCTGTGGCACGGCGACCTGTGGGTCATCGACCACGGCGCCTCTCTGTACTTCCACCACGGCTGGCGCGGCGGGGTCACCGACCCGGCCCGCTTCGCGGCGCAGCCGTGGTCGATGGACGACCACGTGCTGGCGGCGTACGCCGGCGGGCTGGCCGAGGCCGACGCGCGGATCAGCGCGGTGCTGGGCCGCGACGACTTCGTCGAGACGCTGGCGCTCGTCCCCGACGCGTGGCTGGATCCGGTGCCCGGCGCCGAGACCCCCGCGGCGGTGCGCGCGGCGTACGTCGAGTTCCTCACCGCCCGCTTCGCCACGCGTGCCTGGCTGCCGGGGGTGGACGCATGA
- a CDS encoding PPK2 family polyphosphate kinase, whose product MAIAHPTRLAPGPVDLKAFDPGTTPGFDGDKAAGQAALEHLGRELTDLQERLFAHGRVGGRRRLLLVLQGMDTSGKGGTVRKTVGLVDPQGVRTVSFRAPTAEELEHDFLWRVRQVLPPAGDLGVFDRSHYEDVLVARVRRLAEPAEIERRLEAINAFEAELADGGVTIVKCLLHISPHEQLTRLLARLDDPAKHWKFSPDDIDDRARWGEYRLAYEAALSRTNTEAAPWFVVPADRKWYRNLAVAQILLAALREMDLAWPPADFDVDAERARLLGTEPSA is encoded by the coding sequence ATGGCGATCGCGCACCCGACCCGGCTGGCGCCCGGTCCCGTGGACCTGAAGGCCTTCGACCCCGGCACGACGCCGGGCTTCGACGGGGACAAGGCCGCCGGGCAGGCCGCGCTCGAGCACCTCGGACGCGAGCTCACCGATCTGCAGGAGCGGCTCTTCGCCCACGGCCGGGTGGGCGGACGACGGCGGCTGCTGTTGGTGCTCCAGGGCATGGACACCTCCGGCAAGGGCGGCACGGTCCGCAAGACCGTCGGCCTGGTGGACCCCCAGGGGGTGCGCACCGTGTCCTTCCGGGCGCCCACCGCGGAGGAGCTCGAGCACGACTTCCTGTGGCGGGTGCGCCAGGTGCTGCCCCCGGCCGGTGACCTCGGGGTCTTCGACCGCTCCCACTACGAGGATGTGCTCGTCGCGCGGGTGCGCCGCCTGGCGGAGCCGGCGGAGATCGAGCGTCGCCTCGAGGCGATCAACGCCTTCGAGGCCGAGCTCGCCGACGGCGGCGTCACGATCGTGAAGTGTCTGCTGCACATCAGTCCGCACGAGCAGCTGACCCGGCTGCTGGCGCGGCTCGACGACCCCGCCAAGCACTGGAAGTTCAGCCCCGACGACATCGACGACCGAGCCCGGTGGGGTGAGTACCGCCTCGCCTACGAGGCCGCGCTGAGCCGCACGAACACCGAGGCCGCGCCGTGGTTCGTGGTGCCGGCCGATCGCAAGTGGTATCGGAACCTGGCGGTGGCGCAGATCCTGCTGGCGGCGCTGCGCGAGATGGACCTCGCCTGGCCACCGGCCGACTTCGACGTGGACGCCGAACGGGCCAGGCTGCTCGGCACGGAGCCGAGCGCCTGA
- a CDS encoding phosphoribosyltransferase, giving the protein MADEEREILTYELFGVAVRDLAQQVVDSGYQPDLVLAIARGGLGLGMGLGYALDVKNLSAVNVEFYTGVDQRLEVPMMLPPTPAAVDLSGLRVLVADDVADSGRTLQVVREFCGDHVAEARTAVIYEKPWSVVKPDYAWRRTEKWINFPWSSEPPLVDRRGGLAH; this is encoded by the coding sequence GTGGCCGATGAAGAGCGCGAGATCCTGACCTACGAGCTGTTCGGCGTGGCCGTTCGCGACCTGGCCCAGCAGGTCGTCGACTCCGGCTACCAGCCCGACCTGGTGCTCGCCATCGCCCGCGGGGGACTCGGCCTCGGCATGGGTCTGGGCTACGCGCTGGACGTGAAGAACCTGTCAGCGGTCAACGTGGAGTTCTACACCGGCGTCGACCAGCGCCTCGAGGTGCCGATGATGCTGCCGCCGACCCCGGCGGCGGTCGACCTGTCCGGGCTGCGGGTCCTGGTCGCCGACGACGTCGCCGACAGCGGACGCACCCTCCAGGTGGTGCGCGAGTTCTGCGGCGACCACGTCGCCGAGGCCCGCACCGCGGTCATCTACGAGAAGCCGTGGTCGGTCGTGAAGCCCGACTACGCCTGGCGCCGCACCGAGAAGTGGATCAACTTCCCCTGGTCGAGCGAGCCGCCGCTCGTCGACCGCCGCGGCGGCCTCGCCCACTGA
- a CDS encoding regulatory protein RecX — MREDRPPPSWLGDVSAGVDAWTQRASAPPSAPAGDPGDTGAEERPAGRRGGARGTRRTTGGRGRRTRQAPPPDDVAALGPPADPEAVARKILLDQLTGQARSRKELADKLAGKDVPPEIATQLLDRFEEVGLVDDEAFARAWIASRQPGKGLARRALAQELRRKGIDDEVARDALDEIDPADEEEAARRLVRKKLRSLSRVDDQTATRRLVGMLARKGYSSGLAFSVVRDELAQAGRDEPDIELD; from the coding sequence GTGAGGGAGGACCGGCCACCGCCGTCGTGGCTCGGTGACGTCTCGGCGGGTGTGGACGCATGGACCCAGCGTGCGTCCGCTCCGCCGTCGGCACCGGCCGGCGACCCTGGCGACACCGGCGCAGAGGAGCGCCCTGCCGGTCGCCGGGGTGGCGCGCGCGGCACCCGTCGTACGACGGGAGGCCGGGGCCGGCGTACGCGCCAGGCGCCGCCCCCCGATGACGTCGCCGCCCTCGGACCGCCCGCCGACCCGGAGGCCGTCGCGCGCAAGATCCTGCTCGACCAGCTGACCGGTCAGGCGCGCAGCCGCAAGGAGCTCGCCGACAAGCTCGCCGGCAAGGACGTACCGCCCGAGATCGCCACCCAGCTGCTCGACCGCTTCGAGGAGGTCGGGCTGGTCGACGACGAGGCGTTCGCGCGCGCTTGGATCGCCAGCCGGCAGCCCGGCAAGGGCCTGGCCCGCCGGGCACTGGCCCAGGAGCTGCGCCGCAAGGGCATCGACGACGAGGTCGCCCGCGACGCGCTCGACGAGATCGACCCCGCCGACGAGGAGGAGGCGGCCCGCCGCCTGGTCCGCAAGAAGCTCCGCTCGCTGTCGCGCGTCGACGACCAGACCGCGACCCGGCGCCTGGTCGGGATGCTGGCCCGCAAGGGCTACTCCTCCGGCCTGGCGTTCTCCGTGGTCCGCGACGAGCTGGCCCAGGCGGGCCGTGACGAGCCCGACATCGAGCTCGACTGA
- the recA gene encoding recombinase RecA, giving the protein MGIDMAGGDREKALDAALANIEKSFGKGSVMRLGDETRAPLEVIPTGSIALDVALGLGGLPRGRVVEIYGPESSGKTTVALHAVASAQAAGGIVAFIDAEHALDPDYAKALGVDTDALLVSQPDSGEQALEIADMLVRSGALSLIVIDSVAALVPRAEIEGEMGDSHVGLQARLMSQALRKMTGALNNSGTTAIFINQLREKIGVMFGSPETTTGGRALKFYSSVRLDVRRIETLKNGTDMVGNRTRVKVVKNKVAPPFKQAEFDIMYGKGISREGGLIDVGVEAGLVRKAGAWYTYDGDQLGQGKENSRKFLQDNPDLANELEKRILEKLGVIPSVEAEAPVAAEPVGVDDF; this is encoded by the coding sequence ATGGGGATTGACATGGCTGGTGGAGACCGCGAGAAGGCCCTGGATGCCGCGCTCGCCAATATCGAGAAGTCCTTCGGCAAGGGCTCGGTCATGCGCCTGGGCGATGAGACGCGTGCGCCGCTCGAGGTGATCCCCACCGGGTCGATCGCCCTCGACGTCGCCCTCGGCCTCGGCGGCCTGCCCCGCGGGCGCGTGGTCGAGATCTACGGCCCGGAGTCGTCAGGTAAGACCACCGTCGCCCTGCACGCCGTGGCCAGTGCGCAGGCCGCGGGCGGCATCGTCGCCTTCATCGACGCCGAGCACGCGCTCGACCCCGACTACGCCAAGGCCCTCGGCGTCGACACCGACGCCCTGCTGGTCTCCCAGCCGGACTCCGGTGAGCAGGCCCTGGAGATCGCCGACATGCTGGTCCGCTCCGGTGCGCTCTCGCTCATCGTCATCGACTCGGTGGCCGCGCTCGTGCCGCGCGCCGAGATCGAGGGCGAGATGGGCGACAGTCACGTCGGTCTGCAGGCCCGCCTGATGTCGCAGGCGCTGCGCAAGATGACCGGTGCGCTCAACAACTCCGGCACCACCGCGATCTTCATCAACCAGCTGCGCGAGAAGATCGGCGTGATGTTCGGCTCGCCCGAGACCACCACCGGTGGTCGCGCGCTGAAGTTCTACTCCTCGGTGCGCCTCGACGTGCGCCGCATCGAGACGCTGAAGAACGGCACCGACATGGTCGGCAACCGCACCCGCGTCAAGGTGGTCAAGAACAAGGTCGCCCCGCCGTTCAAGCAGGCCGAGTTCGACATCATGTACGGCAAGGGCATCAGCCGCGAGGGCGGCCTGATCGACGTCGGTGTCGAGGCGGGCCTGGTCCGCAAGGCCGGCGCCTGGTACACCTACGACGGCGACCAGCTCGGCCAGGGCAAGGAGAACTCCCGCAAGTTCCTCCAGGACAACCCCGACCTGGCCAACGAGCTCGAGAAGCGCATCCTCGAGAAGCTCGGCGTCATCCCGAGCGTCGAGGCCGAGGCGCCCGTGGCGGCCGAGCCGGTCGGCGTCGACGACTTCTGA
- a CDS encoding DUF3046 domain-containing protein, whose product MRHTEFWARMEQALGAGYCRVWADQFVMAELGGRTASEALAAGESPKQVWAAVWQALELPARER is encoded by the coding sequence ATGAGGCACACGGAGTTCTGGGCGCGCATGGAGCAGGCCCTCGGGGCCGGCTACTGCCGGGTGTGGGCCGATCAGTTCGTGATGGCCGAGCTCGGCGGACGCACGGCCAGCGAGGCGCTCGCCGCCGGCGAGTCGCCCAAGCAGGTCTGGGCCGCGGTGTGGCAGGCGCTCGAGCTGCCCGCCCGCGAGCGCTGA
- a CDS encoding ABC transporter permease, producing the protein MSTLGGARPEPAPLGPVQAVGVLVLRNYLTYKKAWKLYLTGFLEPFLYLLSIGIGVGQLIDTFEFNGEPIPYAEFVAPAMLAVSAMNGALMDSTFNVFFKLRYQKLYDQMLATPLTSADIARGEITWGQLRGASYSAAFLLVMTGMGLVHSWWALLALPATLLIGFAFSAVCMAFTTYLTSWQDFEKITLVQLPLFLFSATFFPITALDPWARWLVEATPLYRGVVLCRELVTGSVTSASVVSVVYLLVMGLAGLLVVRRRLDRLLLP; encoded by the coding sequence GTGAGCACGCTCGGCGGGGCGCGCCCCGAGCCCGCCCCGCTCGGGCCGGTGCAGGCGGTCGGGGTGCTCGTCCTGCGCAACTACCTGACCTACAAGAAGGCCTGGAAGCTCTACCTCACCGGCTTCCTCGAGCCGTTCCTCTACCTGCTCTCGATCGGCATCGGCGTGGGCCAGCTGATCGACACCTTCGAGTTCAACGGCGAGCCGATCCCGTACGCCGAGTTCGTCGCGCCGGCGATGCTCGCCGTCTCGGCGATGAACGGCGCGCTGATGGACTCGACGTTCAACGTGTTCTTCAAGCTGCGCTACCAGAAGCTCTACGACCAGATGCTGGCCACGCCGCTGACCAGCGCCGACATCGCGCGCGGTGAGATCACCTGGGGCCAGCTGCGCGGCGCCAGCTACTCCGCGGCGTTCCTCCTCGTGATGACGGGGATGGGGCTGGTGCACTCCTGGTGGGCCCTGCTGGCGCTGCCGGCCACGCTGCTGATCGGCTTCGCCTTCAGCGCGGTGTGCATGGCGTTCACGACCTACCTCACCTCCTGGCAGGACTTCGAGAAGATCACCCTGGTGCAGCTGCCGCTGTTCTTGTTCTCCGCGACCTTCTTCCCGATCACCGCGCTCGACCCGTGGGCGCGCTGGCTCGTCGAGGCGACCCCGCTCTACCGCGGGGTCGTGCTGTGCCGCGAGCTGGTCACCGGCTCGGTGACCTCCGCCTCCGTGGTCTCGGTCGTCTACCTGCTGGTGATGGGCCTGGCCGGCCTCCTCGTCGTACGCCGCCGCCTGGACCGGCTGCTGCTGCCGTGA
- a CDS encoding ABC transporter permease — MSGGDLTLGEGVRRQVDYWLVVVRRTWKGSVVSSFLSPLLYVVAMGVVLGGFIEGDPDTLEGADSYLAFVVPGLIAAHAMQTAVSETTYPVMGMIKWQKVYDSMLATPLQVHHVVAAHLGFVAVRLAVTCAVYNLVMAPFGVFATWWGAVLAFLAQVLVGMCFATLVYGVSARLRSEEGFGVMFRLGVFPLFLFSGAFFPVANLGDVGAWVARLTPLWQGVSLSRMFALDHVTWWLAGVNVLVLVALCVLGWFWSVSGLRRRMVS; from the coding sequence ATGAGCGGCGGTGACCTCACCCTCGGCGAGGGCGTCCGTCGGCAGGTGGACTACTGGCTGGTCGTGGTCCGGCGCACCTGGAAGGGCTCGGTGGTCTCCTCCTTCCTCTCCCCGCTCCTCTACGTCGTGGCGATGGGCGTCGTGCTCGGCGGCTTCATCGAGGGCGACCCCGACACCCTCGAGGGCGCGGACTCCTACCTCGCCTTCGTGGTCCCCGGCCTGATCGCCGCCCACGCCATGCAGACGGCGGTCAGCGAGACCACCTACCCGGTGATGGGCATGATCAAGTGGCAGAAGGTCTACGACTCGATGCTCGCCACCCCGCTGCAGGTCCACCACGTGGTGGCCGCCCATCTCGGCTTCGTCGCGGTGCGCCTGGCCGTCACGTGCGCGGTCTACAACCTCGTGATGGCGCCGTTCGGGGTGTTCGCCACCTGGTGGGGCGCGGTCCTGGCGTTCCTCGCCCAGGTGCTGGTCGGCATGTGCTTCGCGACCCTCGTCTACGGCGTGAGCGCGCGGCTGCGCAGCGAGGAGGGCTTCGGGGTGATGTTCCGTCTCGGCGTCTTCCCGCTGTTCCTGTTCTCCGGCGCGTTCTTCCCGGTCGCCAACCTCGGCGACGTCGGCGCCTGGGTCGCCCGGCTCACCCCGCTGTGGCAGGGCGTGAGCCTGTCGCGGATGTTCGCCCTCGACCACGTCACCTGGTGGCTGGCGGGGGTCAACGTGCTGGTGCTCGTGGCGCTCTGCGTCCTGGGCTGGTTCTGGTCGGTGTCCGGGCTGCGACGACGGATGGTCTCGTGA
- a CDS encoding ABC transporter ATP-binding protein, with the protein MIRARGLRKSFGDFEAVRGVDVDVRRGEAFGFLGPNGAGKSSTMRMIAAVSPVSGGELRILGLDPATHGPAIRARLGVCPQEDTLDTELNVRENLYIYGRYFGLPKAEVRERVEELLEFVQLTDKADALVDDLSGGMKRRLTIARSLVNSPDLLLLDEPTTGLDPQARHVLWDRLFRLKQAGVTLVITTHYMDEAEQLCDRLVVMDKGVIVAQDSPLALIRTYSSREVAELRFGVADAGQTHDALAEKVADLGERVEVLPDRLLVYSDDGEEVVAKVHERGLRPVATLVRRSSLEDVFLRLTGRTLVD; encoded by the coding sequence ATGATCCGTGCCCGGGGCCTGCGCAAGTCCTTCGGCGACTTCGAGGCGGTGCGCGGCGTGGACGTCGACGTGCGCCGGGGCGAGGCGTTCGGCTTCCTCGGGCCGAACGGCGCCGGGAAGTCCTCCACGATGCGGATGATCGCCGCGGTGTCCCCGGTGAGCGGGGGAGAGCTGCGCATCCTCGGCCTCGACCCCGCCACCCATGGCCCGGCGATCCGCGCGCGGCTCGGGGTCTGCCCCCAGGAGGACACGCTCGACACCGAGCTCAACGTGCGCGAGAACCTCTACATCTACGGCCGCTACTTCGGGCTGCCCAAGGCCGAGGTGCGCGAGCGGGTCGAGGAGCTGCTCGAGTTCGTGCAGCTCACCGACAAGGCCGATGCCCTGGTCGACGACCTGTCCGGCGGCATGAAGCGGCGCCTGACGATCGCCCGCTCACTGGTGAACAGCCCCGACCTGCTGCTGCTCGACGAGCCGACCACCGGCCTGGACCCGCAGGCACGCCACGTGCTGTGGGACCGGCTGTTCCGGCTCAAGCAGGCGGGGGTGACGCTGGTGATCACCACGCACTACATGGACGAGGCCGAGCAGCTCTGCGACCGGCTGGTGGTGATGGACAAGGGGGTGATCGTGGCCCAGGACTCCCCGCTGGCGCTGATCCGCACCTACTCCAGCCGCGAGGTCGCCGAGCTGCGCTTCGGCGTCGCCGACGCGGGCCAGACCCACGACGCGCTGGCCGAGAAGGTCGCCGACCTGGGCGAGCGGGTCGAGGTGCTTCCCGACCGGCTGCTGGTCTACAGCGACGACGGCGAGGAGGTCGTCGCCAAGGTCCACGAGCGCGGCCTGCGCCCGGTGGCCACCCTGGTCCGTCGCTCCAGCCTCGAGGACGTGTTCCTGCGCCTCACCGGCCGCACCCTGGTGGACTGA
- a CDS encoding EamA family transporter — MTPTALALALTAALVHAVWNQVLAGSANPAARSAVGMIVACLVAAPLALVGLRWEAEVWPLAAASVVCELAYFVALSAAYRVAPLGVVYPVARGSAPVLVLLIGWVVLGQAVAWYAAAGVALVVVGVLLVGGPRHGVRVRHLLLAVAVGACIAAYTLIDSLALEHASPVALLVVVLGTTALVQAGAIATRTGVGPLVGATLRGPDAWRTLVAGFGILGAYGLVLVALLHAPAAPVAAVRETSVVMVVLLLALTGRERLTTVRLGGAIAVATGVALVVL; from the coding sequence ATGACTCCGACCGCGCTCGCCCTCGCGCTCACTGCCGCGCTCGTGCACGCGGTCTGGAACCAGGTGCTGGCCGGGTCCGCCAACCCCGCCGCCCGCTCGGCCGTCGGGATGATCGTGGCGTGCCTCGTGGCGGCTCCGCTCGCGCTGGTCGGGCTGCGCTGGGAGGCCGAGGTGTGGCCGCTGGCCGCTGCATCGGTGGTGTGCGAGCTGGCCTACTTCGTCGCGCTGTCCGCGGCGTACCGGGTGGCGCCGCTGGGGGTCGTCTACCCGGTCGCCCGGGGCAGCGCGCCGGTGCTGGTGCTGCTCATCGGCTGGGTGGTGCTCGGCCAGGCCGTCGCATGGTACGCCGCCGCGGGGGTCGCCCTCGTGGTCGTCGGCGTGCTGCTGGTGGGCGGCCCGCGCCACGGCGTGCGCGTGCGCCATCTGCTGCTGGCCGTGGCCGTGGGCGCGTGCATCGCGGCGTACACCCTGATCGACAGCCTGGCCCTGGAGCACGCCTCGCCGGTGGCGCTGCTCGTGGTGGTGCTGGGGACGACCGCGCTGGTGCAGGCGGGCGCGATCGCGACCCGCACCGGCGTCGGCCCGCTCGTGGGCGCCACGCTGCGCGGCCCCGACGCGTGGCGCACGCTGGTCGCGGGCTTCGGCATCCTCGGCGCCTACGGGCTGGTGCTGGTGGCGCTCCTGCACGCACCCGCTGCCCCGGTCGCGGCGGTGCGCGAGACCAGCGTCGTGATGGTCGTGCTGCTGCTCGCGCTCACCGGTCGCGAGCGGCTGACCACCGTCCGCCTCGGCGGCGCGATCGCGGTGGCCACCGGTGTCGCGCTCGTCGTGCTCTGA